Proteins co-encoded in one Streptomyces rubradiris genomic window:
- a CDS encoding LuxR C-terminal-related transcriptional regulator: protein MIADEQRLLRESLCALLDTDPGIDIVGQASQGAELLTVIARTRPDLVVVDVQMVPADDREALVSRLLHGVPACRVLVLSMLEQPRLVQGLLDLGIHGYLHKSVGYGTLADAVRGQRSALSYQTVTLPLRRTPPRATRGGPALGPELSARELEVLTHAAAALSNRQIAVQLGIAEGTVKRHLSNIFDKLNAVSRLDAVNKAASMRLIHPADAGTVRRLRVAT, encoded by the coding sequence GTGATCGCAGACGAGCAGCGGCTGCTGCGTGAGTCCTTGTGCGCGCTGCTGGACACGGACCCCGGCATCGACATCGTGGGGCAGGCGAGTCAGGGGGCCGAACTGCTCACCGTGATCGCGCGTACCCGTCCCGACCTGGTGGTCGTCGATGTCCAGATGGTGCCGGCGGACGACCGCGAAGCCCTCGTGAGCCGTCTGCTGCACGGCGTCCCGGCCTGCCGGGTGCTGGTGCTGTCCATGCTGGAGCAACCGCGGTTGGTCCAGGGGCTGCTGGATCTGGGCATCCACGGCTATCTGCACAAGAGCGTCGGTTACGGCACCCTCGCCGACGCCGTCCGGGGCCAGCGCTCGGCGCTCTCCTATCAGACGGTGACGCTGCCGCTGCGCCGGACGCCGCCGCGCGCCACGCGCGGCGGTCCGGCACTCGGGCCGGAACTGTCGGCACGCGAGCTGGAGGTGCTCACCCACGCGGCCGCCGCCCTGAGCAACCGTCAGATCGCGGTGCAGCTGGGGATAGCGGAGGGCACCGTCAAACGGCACCTGAGCAACATCTTCGACAAGCTGAACGCGGTCAGCCGGCTCGACGCCGTCAACAAGGCCGCGTCGATGCGTCTGATCCACCCCGCCGACGCCGGAACGGTCCGCCGGCTCCGCGTGGCGACCTGA
- a CDS encoding aspartate kinase produces MAAAPSTPQRPAAGPRPVRVLKFGGTSMGTTPEALARIARIVASVHRHSDVAVVVSARGDATDRLIEEAHSASATPPARELDQLMATGEARSAALLAIALDELRVPAVSLLGGQAGFTVSGRHTDGRIQDIATARLRQILARGEVAVVAGFQGVNEAGDVVTLGRGGSDTSAVALAVALGAAVCEIYTDVDGVFSADPRVVPQAHLIPVIRNSVMSEMAQSGARVLHPRSVELSGRAGVSLHVRSTFSQRQGTVVVPDQEGAETAMVESPGSVTAVTHEPGSARVTVVGVGPDAPPPGTEVLVLLAGASVPVDMMTRFADASGRHGWAFTVPAADVATVTGLLASPSRKVTVDPAVAKVSVVGAGLLSDPRVLGRALDALLAVGTEPLALTTSRSRISVMVAEADCAGAVAALHEEFLPAPGSPGAAHRPTVAVGSPA; encoded by the coding sequence GTGGCAGCCGCACCCTCCACCCCCCAGCGCCCCGCCGCCGGTCCGCGGCCGGTCCGCGTCCTCAAATTCGGCGGGACCTCGATGGGGACGACCCCTGAAGCGCTCGCCCGGATCGCGCGCATCGTGGCCTCGGTCCACCGGCACAGCGACGTCGCGGTGGTCGTCTCCGCCCGCGGTGACGCCACCGACCGGCTCATCGAGGAGGCACACAGCGCGAGCGCGACACCCCCCGCCCGTGAACTGGACCAGCTGATGGCCACAGGAGAGGCCCGCTCCGCCGCCCTGCTCGCCATCGCCCTCGACGAACTCCGCGTCCCCGCCGTCTCCCTGCTCGGGGGCCAGGCAGGGTTCACCGTGTCCGGCAGACACACCGACGGGCGCATCCAGGACATCGCCACCGCACGGCTGCGCCAGATCCTGGCCCGCGGGGAGGTGGCCGTCGTGGCCGGTTTCCAGGGGGTGAACGAGGCCGGTGACGTCGTCACCCTGGGCCGGGGCGGTTCGGACACCTCCGCCGTGGCCCTGGCCGTGGCGCTCGGCGCCGCCGTGTGCGAGATCTACACGGACGTCGACGGCGTCTTCTCGGCCGACCCGCGCGTCGTGCCGCAGGCGCACCTCATCCCGGTCATCCGCAACAGCGTCATGTCGGAGATGGCCCAGTCCGGCGCCCGCGTCCTGCACCCGCGCTCCGTGGAGCTCTCCGGCCGCGCGGGTGTCAGCCTGCACGTACGCAGCACCTTCAGTCAACGCCAGGGGACCGTCGTGGTCCCCGACCAGGAGGGAGCGGAAACCGCCATGGTCGAATCCCCGGGATCCGTGACAGCCGTCACCCACGAGCCGGGCAGCGCCCGGGTCACCGTCGTCGGCGTGGGCCCGGACGCCCCGCCGCCGGGGACGGAGGTCCTCGTCCTGCTGGCCGGCGCGTCGGTGCCGGTCGACATGATGACCCGGTTCGCCGACGCGTCCGGGCGGCACGGATGGGCCTTCACCGTGCCGGCCGCGGACGTCGCCACCGTGACCGGTCTGCTCGCGTCCCCGTCCCGCAAGGTGACGGTCGACCCGGCGGTGGCCAAGGTGTCGGTCGTCGGTGCCGGTCTGCTGAGCGACCCCCGGGTCCTCGGCCGCGCGCTGGACGCCCTGCTCGCCGTGGGGACCGAGCCGCTGGCTCTGACCACGTCGCGCAGCCGCATCTCCGTGATGGTGGCCGAGGCGGACTGTGCGGGCGCCGTGGCCGCCCTGCACGAGGAGTTCCTTCCCGCGCCCGGGTCGCCCGGTGCGGCGCACCGGCCGACGGTCGCGGTCGGCTCGCCCGCCTGA
- a CDS encoding MBL fold metallo-hydrolase has protein sequence MTQPNLSRTGRCRLSAPFEPRTTEIADGVYAYTSAGDGRCPSNAGVITGPDGVTIVDTVAPRARAQDLRAFVDDLGAGPVRVVVNTHHHVDHTLGNAVFPGAAVVAHVLARSEMAESALALARLWPGGERDEVRLVPPSVTFDERLTLYSGDRRVELVYCGPAHTTNDVVAWLPEDRVLFTGDIVLSGVTPCTVTGSVEGTLRAVARLRAFGARTVVCGRGPLRGSDVFDETEAYLRWVQAVAMEGWRRGLTPLQTAEEAAPGPFGHLNAPERLVGNLYRAFAELDGGALGRSLELPRVFEETARFREGAGPACLA, from the coding sequence ATGACCCAGCCGAATCTGTCGCGCACCGGGCGGTGCCGCCTGTCGGCACCGTTCGAGCCACGCACGACCGAGATCGCCGACGGCGTCTACGCCTACACGTCCGCCGGCGACGGCAGGTGCCCGAGCAACGCCGGCGTCATCACGGGCCCCGACGGGGTGACGATCGTCGACACGGTCGCGCCCCGGGCGCGCGCTCAGGATCTGCGCGCCTTCGTGGACGACCTGGGGGCGGGCCCGGTCCGTGTCGTCGTCAACACCCACCACCACGTCGACCACACCCTGGGCAACGCCGTCTTCCCCGGTGCCGCCGTCGTGGCGCACGTACTGGCGCGCAGCGAGATGGCGGAGTCCGCTCTGGCGCTGGCCCGGCTGTGGCCGGGCGGCGAACGGGACGAGGTCCGCCTCGTCCCGCCGTCGGTCACCTTCGACGAACGCCTCACGCTGTACAGCGGCGACCGCCGCGTCGAACTCGTCTACTGCGGACCGGCGCACACGACCAACGACGTGGTGGCGTGGCTGCCGGAGGACCGGGTGCTGTTCACCGGTGACATCGTGCTGTCCGGGGTCACCCCGTGCACCGTGACGGGATCGGTGGAGGGAACGCTGCGGGCCGTCGCGCGGCTGCGGGCGTTCGGCGCCCGTACGGTCGTGTGCGGGCGCGGTCCCCTACGCGGCTCGGACGTCTTCGACGAGACGGAGGCGTACCTGCGCTGGGTGCAGGCCGTCGCCATGGAGGGCTGGCGGCGGGGACTGACACCGCTGCAGACCGCCGAGGAGGCGGCGCCCGGCCCGTTCGGTCACCTCAACGCCCCCGAACGCCTCGTGGGCAACCTCTACCGTGCCTTCGCCGAACTCGACGGAGGTGCCCTGGGGCGGTCGCTGGAACTGCCCCGGGTCTTCGAGGAGACGGCACGGTTCCGCGAAGGCGCGGGCCCCGCCTGCCTGGCCTGA
- a CDS encoding aspartyl/asparaginyl beta-hydroxylase domain-containing protein — protein MSVEAIADAQAGIPDVVRLLPSFDADALVRDVRALRTRQAADWKLQKTFVTEDHLVETELDWHIMPLRSTGGDKTRTDPGGPGLLPFADTSHADLAPNLRAVMRTIPSPLRAVRLMALGPNTYGPDHFDNKYGLTWGIARLHVPVITLPEAKLFIEQVPYVWEAGALWFGNFARTHRIENSGRTHRVHFVLDVQVTEALFDLFPAEVRAELPFDRILINRAEQPLTPAPLHQVAFEVPKSFTDWEEEDGQFLTAQATVPAEIRAHDDGLVMYYAGEPYAGLVHVGDNEFRFQGWTDERTVQVVEDAGQRRVVLRTRVGGRVRTLAVTAVSAGI, from the coding sequence GTGTCCGTTGAAGCGATCGCCGATGCGCAGGCAGGTATCCCCGACGTGGTCCGGCTGCTGCCGTCGTTCGACGCCGACGCCTTGGTCCGCGACGTCCGGGCGCTGCGCACCCGGCAGGCCGCCGACTGGAAGCTGCAGAAGACCTTCGTCACCGAGGACCACCTCGTCGAGACCGAACTCGACTGGCACATCATGCCGTTGCGCAGCACCGGCGGCGACAAGACGCGCACCGACCCCGGCGGCCCCGGCCTGCTGCCCTTCGCCGACACCTCCCACGCCGACCTCGCGCCGAATCTGCGCGCCGTGATGCGGACGATTCCGTCCCCGCTGCGCGCGGTGCGTCTCATGGCGCTGGGCCCGAACACCTACGGCCCCGACCACTTCGACAACAAGTACGGGCTCACCTGGGGCATCGCGCGGCTGCACGTGCCGGTGATCACCCTGCCCGAGGCCAAGCTGTTCATCGAGCAGGTGCCCTATGTGTGGGAGGCGGGCGCGCTGTGGTTCGGCAACTTCGCCCGCACCCACCGGATCGAGAACAGCGGCCGTACCCACCGGGTGCACTTCGTGCTGGACGTGCAGGTGACCGAGGCGCTCTTCGACCTCTTCCCGGCCGAGGTCCGCGCCGAGCTGCCCTTCGACAGAATCCTGATCAACCGTGCCGAGCAGCCGCTCACACCGGCTCCGCTGCACCAGGTCGCCTTCGAGGTGCCGAAGTCGTTCACCGACTGGGAGGAGGAGGACGGACAGTTCCTCACCGCCCAGGCGACGGTCCCGGCCGAGATCAGGGCACACGACGACGGCCTCGTCATGTACTACGCCGGCGAGCCCTACGCCGGTCTGGTGCACGTCGGGGACAACGAGTTCCGCTTCCAGGGCTGGACCGACGAACGTACCGTCCAGGTCGTCGAGGACGCCGGGCAGCGCCGGGTCGTCCTGCGTACCCGGGTCGGCGGCCGGGTCAGGACGCTGGCGGTCACCGCCGTGTCCGCCGGCATCTGA
- a CDS encoding peptidogalycan biosysnthesis protein, whose product MSTTAHTRRPAGFGSPTEGLGTEEWDRLAGEHLYACSGWLDFCVHDPGGRTLTGNVHARLPGGGVAAVPVTAVWEENNGFYQWNRLLERAGLAAASPQGLLVGPRRGYQTDLLISEGTDRVEGAAALLGELAALRERSAADRLFDDSRPDRIQCYGMFLNSADVRALRAAGVRAEPVLCAADAWIRTEGGDWDGWMRTLPSKRRGELIRRDQRRFEAAGYRFIEKPLAECYQEAALMSQGTQARYGQPADVGVLAESLRVQAEAMGDAARVLMCARDGEDPVGFLLFYRWGKSTFLKGAGFHYDRLVGVAEYFNLVYYEPVRDALRHGRRWLHAGIASTDTKAMRGAEVRPLWMLDVFGDGGQNAAIRAYNAAQLRELTESSTAVAKAVVEDDWLEFC is encoded by the coding sequence ATGAGCACGACTGCGCACACGCGCCGGCCGGCCGGTTTCGGCTCCCCGACCGAAGGGCTCGGTACCGAGGAGTGGGACCGGCTGGCGGGCGAACACCTCTACGCCTGCAGCGGGTGGCTGGACTTCTGTGTCCATGACCCGGGAGGACGCACACTCACCGGGAACGTGCACGCCCGGCTGCCCGGCGGCGGCGTCGCGGCCGTGCCGGTCACCGCCGTCTGGGAGGAGAACAACGGCTTCTACCAGTGGAACCGGCTGCTGGAACGGGCCGGTCTGGCCGCGGCGTCCCCGCAGGGACTGCTCGTCGGGCCGCGCCGCGGCTACCAGACCGACCTGTTGATCAGCGAGGGCACGGACCGCGTCGAAGGGGCGGCGGCCCTGCTCGGCGAACTCGCCGCGCTGCGCGAGCGGTCGGCGGCGGACCGCCTCTTCGACGACAGCAGGCCCGACCGGATCCAGTGCTACGGCATGTTCCTCAACAGCGCCGACGTACGGGCGCTGCGTGCGGCGGGGGTCCGCGCGGAACCGGTCCTGTGCGCCGCCGACGCGTGGATCCGCACCGAGGGCGGCGACTGGGACGGCTGGATGCGCACCCTGCCGTCCAAGCGGCGCGGCGAGCTGATCCGGCGGGACCAGCGGCGCTTCGAAGCCGCCGGCTACCGGTTCATCGAGAAGCCGCTGGCGGAGTGCTACCAGGAGGCGGCCCTGATGTCCCAGGGCACGCAGGCCCGCTACGGGCAGCCGGCGGACGTCGGGGTGCTCGCCGAGTCGCTGCGGGTCCAGGCCGAGGCCATGGGAGACGCGGCCCGGGTGCTGATGTGCGCCCGCGACGGCGAGGACCCCGTGGGCTTCCTGCTGTTCTACCGCTGGGGGAAGTCGACCTTCCTCAAGGGCGCCGGATTCCACTACGACCGCCTGGTCGGCGTCGCCGAGTACTTCAACCTCGTCTACTACGAACCCGTCCGGGACGCGCTGCGCCACGGACGGCGGTGGCTGCACGCCGGTATCGCCTCCACCGACACCAAGGCCATGCGCGGCGCCGAGGTGCGCCCCCTGTGGATGCTCGACGTGTTCGGCGACGGCGGTCAGAACGCGGCGATCCGCGCCTACAACGCCGCCCAGCTGCGCGAACTCACCGAGTCCTCCACCGCGGTGGCCAAGGCGGTCGTGGAGGACGACTGGCTGGAGTTCTGTTGA
- a CDS encoding MFS transporter, producing MITRLLLNRDYARFWLSQVLTSVASKSMTMVFPLLATLSFAATPFEVGVVTAAQYVPVLVVTLFVGVWLDRRPRRPTLLFTDVAGGLVLLVVPVLGGLDEFHLGVLYAVAFGFGSLVAIAEVCAQAYLPSLVGESDLLPAIGRLEAVFTLVVVAAPGLGGLLMNWLGGPGAVLTGAVCYLIAALVLMTVTRREPPVPAPAAGEGTFGRIAAGARFLLTVPVLRTLIGQAALFNFFEQAMLTLYTVYAASVVGVTPALLGLTVTLGAVGSMLGAVAAEQAERRWGFKRVVVGSMAIASTAPVLIPLATRPTALTVTVWSVSFVLYGFGLTVYNVFSTSTRQRLTPERLRGRVAATTRLVAYGPLSAGTLLGGGLGSLFGARTGLWIAVALLAAAFLHFVRSMGRTHLPDLLPGPRPAVQGASGPADR from the coding sequence TTGATCACCCGTCTGCTGCTGAACCGGGACTACGCCCGCTTCTGGCTGAGCCAGGTGCTGACCAGCGTCGCCTCCAAGAGCATGACGATGGTCTTCCCGCTGCTGGCCACGCTCTCGTTCGCGGCCACTCCGTTCGAGGTGGGGGTGGTCACCGCCGCCCAGTACGTGCCGGTGCTGGTGGTGACCCTCTTCGTCGGGGTGTGGCTGGACCGGCGGCCGCGACGGCCCACGCTGCTCTTCACGGACGTCGCCGGCGGCCTGGTACTGCTGGTCGTCCCGGTCCTCGGCGGGCTGGACGAGTTCCACCTCGGGGTGCTGTACGCGGTCGCCTTCGGCTTCGGCTCGCTGGTGGCGATCGCCGAGGTGTGCGCGCAGGCCTATCTGCCCAGCCTCGTCGGCGAGTCCGACCTGCTCCCCGCGATCGGCCGGCTCGAAGCGGTGTTCACCCTGGTGGTGGTGGCCGCCCCCGGCCTGGGCGGGTTGCTCATGAACTGGCTCGGCGGGCCCGGTGCGGTGTTGACGGGCGCGGTCTGTTACCTGATCGCGGCGCTCGTCCTGATGACCGTGACCCGGCGCGAGCCGCCGGTGCCCGCCCCGGCCGCCGGGGAGGGGACGTTCGGCAGGATCGCGGCGGGGGCGCGGTTCCTGCTGACCGTGCCCGTCCTGCGGACCCTGATCGGACAGGCGGCGCTGTTCAACTTCTTCGAACAGGCGATGCTGACCCTCTACACCGTCTACGCGGCCTCCGTGGTCGGCGTCACGCCCGCGCTGCTCGGCCTGACGGTGACGCTCGGCGCCGTCGGGTCCATGCTGGGGGCCGTCGCGGCCGAACAGGCCGAACGGCGCTGGGGGTTCAAGCGGGTCGTCGTGGGGAGCATGGCCATCGCCTCCACGGCGCCCGTCCTGATCCCGCTCGCCACCCGGCCCACCGCGCTCACCGTGACGGTCTGGTCCGTCTCCTTCGTGCTCTACGGATTCGGCCTGACCGTCTACAACGTCTTCAGCACGTCCACCCGGCAGCGGCTCACCCCCGAGCGGCTGCGCGGCCGGGTCGCGGCGACCACTCGCCTGGTCGCCTACGGGCCGCTGAGCGCCGGCACGCTGCTCGGGGGCGGCCTCGGCTCGCTGTTCGGCGCGCGCACGGGCCTGTGGATCGCAGTGGCCCTGCTCGCGGCGGCCTTCCTGCACTTCGTCAGGTCGATGGGGCGCACGCACCTGCCGGACCTGCTGCCCGGGCCGCGACCGGCGGTCCAGGGAGCTAGCGGGCCGGCAGACCGATGA
- a CDS encoding nitroreductase family deazaflavin-dependent oxidoreductase yields MLRLAYRLKRWIYRGDRPGAVARALNGYWRWKYATARGRTGGVTLCVRGRRSGRTIAFPVMMVSHRGGWYVVSMLGAGANWVRNVRAAGGRAVIRRGRPFGVRLEEVPPDRRASVLKEYVRAAPGARPHVPVPPGAPLGRFEEIAADFPVFEVIGLPAR; encoded by the coding sequence ATGTTACGTCTCGCATACCGGCTGAAGCGGTGGATATACCGGGGAGACCGGCCCGGAGCGGTCGCCCGCGCGCTCAACGGCTACTGGAGATGGAAATACGCCACCGCCCGCGGACGCACCGGTGGCGTGACCCTGTGCGTGCGCGGGCGCCGCAGCGGCCGGACGATCGCGTTCCCGGTGATGATGGTGTCCCACCGCGGCGGCTGGTACGTGGTGTCGATGCTGGGCGCCGGCGCCAACTGGGTCCGCAATGTGCGGGCCGCCGGCGGGCGGGCCGTGATCAGGCGCGGGCGGCCCTTCGGCGTGCGCCTGGAGGAGGTCCCGCCCGACCGCCGTGCCTCCGTCCTGAAGGAGTACGTGCGGGCGGCCCCCGGCGCCCGGCCGCACGTGCCCGTGCCGCCCGGCGCGCCGCTGGGCCGCTTCGAGGAGATCGCCGCCGATTTCCCCGTCTTCGAGGTCATCGGTCTGCCGGCCCGCTAG
- a CDS encoding NAD(P)-binding domain-containing protein produces MNRIGIIGVGEIGRALVEGLSDGTQEPPEIFLSPRGAATAAELARRYPHVRVCADNQDVVDHAELVLLAVRPQDCAEALAGLRVDDDRVVLSVIAGVSTGELRRTLGTAAPVVRAIPLPSVRERRCVTVTCPAHPVVDAFFDGLGGALPVADEETFTVFSALTGTLTAHYWYLATLTDWAAGHGLAREDADRYVRGLFQGVARALDDDTRTLAQLAGDHETPNGSNERIRTTWFDAANARSLTRALDGLLEHLGRR; encoded by the coding sequence GTGAACCGCATCGGGATCATCGGGGTCGGCGAGATCGGCCGGGCTCTGGTGGAGGGGCTCAGCGACGGCACGCAGGAGCCGCCCGAGATCTTCCTGTCCCCGCGAGGCGCCGCCACGGCCGCCGAACTGGCGCGCCGGTACCCGCATGTGCGGGTGTGCGCCGACAACCAGGACGTGGTGGACCACGCGGAGCTGGTGCTGCTCGCCGTACGCCCCCAGGACTGCGCGGAAGCCCTCGCGGGACTCCGCGTGGACGACGACAGGGTCGTGCTCAGCGTCATCGCCGGCGTCAGCACCGGCGAGCTGCGCCGGACCCTGGGCACCGCGGCCCCCGTGGTGCGCGCCATCCCCCTGCCCTCCGTGCGTGAACGCCGCTGCGTCACCGTCACCTGTCCCGCGCACCCGGTCGTGGACGCGTTCTTCGACGGACTGGGCGGGGCGCTGCCCGTCGCGGACGAGGAGACCTTCACGGTCTTCTCCGCGCTGACGGGCACCCTGACCGCCCACTACTGGTACCTGGCCACGCTGACCGACTGGGCCGCCGGGCACGGCCTGGCCCGCGAGGACGCCGATCGCTACGTCCGCGGCCTGTTCCAGGGCGTCGCACGCGCGCTGGACGACGACACCCGGACCCTGGCGCAACTGGCGGGCGACCACGAGACGCCGAACGGAAGCAACGAACGCATCCGCACCACATGGTTCGACGCCGCCAACGCCCGGTCCCTGACCCGGGCGCTCGACGGCCTCCTGGAGCACCTCGGCCGCCGCTAG
- a CDS encoding diiron oxygenase, with protein MAVREVDPVVLDLGRLENLAESGYYNPYTMFDWPDSLEPGLPWMSESLTTLAGTPMWDELTREQQLALTKYESINFFSLNIHGIRELMSEVVMRIHEPVYANVSEFLHHFIGEENEHMWFFSKFCLRYGGKLYPAQPALKAGSVDHLSKVAREMIVFARILIFEEIVDYYNAHMATDQSLPHIAREINRVHHVDESRHVAFGRMIFTDLLGQVAKRDPEEIPVVAEYLEDYLQYSIATLYNPAAYRDAGIPDALGLRRRALTHPARVEAHDQILKRTRRFLSKSGVGREMIK; from the coding sequence ATGGCGGTACGTGAAGTAGATCCGGTCGTGCTCGATCTGGGCCGGCTGGAGAATCTGGCCGAGTCCGGTTACTACAATCCGTACACGATGTTTGACTGGCCCGACTCCCTGGAGCCCGGTCTGCCGTGGATGTCGGAGAGCCTGACCACACTGGCCGGTACGCCGATGTGGGACGAGCTGACCCGCGAGCAGCAGCTCGCGCTGACCAAGTACGAGTCGATCAACTTCTTCAGTCTCAACATTCACGGAATCCGTGAACTGATGAGCGAAGTGGTGATGCGGATCCACGAGCCGGTCTACGCGAACGTCTCGGAATTCCTGCACCACTTCATCGGCGAGGAGAACGAGCACATGTGGTTCTTCTCGAAGTTCTGCCTGCGCTACGGCGGCAAGCTGTATCCGGCACAGCCGGCGCTGAAGGCGGGGTCGGTCGACCACCTGTCGAAGGTGGCGCGCGAAATGATCGTGTTCGCCCGCATCCTGATCTTCGAGGAGATCGTCGACTACTACAACGCGCACATGGCGACGGACCAGTCGCTGCCGCACATCGCCCGGGAGATCAACCGGGTGCACCACGTGGACGAGAGCAGGCACGTCGCGTTCGGCCGGATGATCTTCACCGATCTGCTCGGCCAGGTGGCCAAGCGGGACCCGGAGGAGATCCCGGTGGTCGCCGAGTACCTCGAGGACTACCTGCAGTACAGCATCGCCACCCTCTACAACCCGGCGGCGTACCGGGACGCGGGCATCCCGGACGCGCTCGGGCTGCGGCGGCGTGCCCTGACGCACCCCGCACGGGTGGAGGCACACGACCAGATACTCAAGCGGACCAGGAGATTCCTCTCCAAGTCCGGCGTGGGCAGGGAGATGATCAAGTGA
- a CDS encoding phosphopantetheine-binding protein, with protein MTTEPIQAVREFILERNPKLEELPDDLDLIDSRAINSLAFIEFIFLLEELTGETVDPEDLNLDDFRTLKSLETRFFAKEAAC; from the coding sequence GTGACGACCGAGCCGATACAGGCGGTCCGGGAATTCATCCTGGAGCGCAACCCCAAACTGGAAGAGCTGCCCGACGATCTGGACCTGATCGACAGCCGGGCCATCAACTCGCTGGCGTTCATCGAGTTCATCTTCCTGCTGGAGGAGCTGACCGGCGAAACGGTCGATCCAGAGGACCTGAACCTGGACGACTTCCGCACCCTCAAGTCACTCGAAACCCGATTCTTCGCGAAGGAAGCGGCATGCTGA
- a CDS encoding aminoacyl--tRNA ligase-related protein, which translates to MLTTVTSNGLEVLDGTQLRLLRAIDSVFLRLAGDWEAPEFRFPFLMRCQDLDTFDYYANFPHLGLAATRLNPERLGAALGETARPVEQMPTTVMEPAAFALPSAACYSVYLDLRGSRLPDEGVLRTTVGTCFRNEDHYRGLQRLLGFSMREIVCVGPEETAKNHLIRAKEAVQSLCAELGLDLRLEVATDPFFDKNSGKAKMQRLFPVKEEFVVGGLAIGSVNYHRNFFGERCDIQAGGDTAHTSCLAFGLERWVHTLTERFGSTAAAVSAVESLT; encoded by the coding sequence ATGCTGACGACAGTGACCAGCAACGGGCTGGAAGTCCTCGACGGCACTCAACTGCGTCTGCTGCGGGCGATCGACTCGGTGTTCCTGCGCCTGGCCGGCGACTGGGAGGCCCCCGAGTTCCGCTTCCCGTTCCTGATGCGGTGCCAGGACCTCGACACCTTCGACTACTACGCCAACTTCCCGCACCTCGGGCTCGCCGCGACCCGGCTGAACCCCGAGCGCCTCGGCGCGGCCCTGGGCGAGACCGCCCGGCCCGTCGAGCAGATGCCGACCACGGTGATGGAGCCGGCCGCGTTCGCGCTGCCCTCGGCCGCCTGCTACTCCGTCTACCTCGACCTGCGCGGCTCGCGGCTGCCCGACGAGGGCGTGCTGCGCACCACGGTCGGCACGTGCTTCCGCAACGAGGACCACTACCGGGGTCTGCAGCGGCTGCTGGGCTTCTCCATGAGGGAGATCGTCTGCGTCGGACCGGAGGAGACGGCCAAGAACCACCTGATCCGGGCCAAGGAGGCCGTGCAGTCCCTCTGCGCCGAGCTGGGGCTCGACCTGCGTCTGGAGGTCGCCACCGACCCGTTCTTCGACAAGAACAGCGGCAAGGCCAAGATGCAGCGCCTGTTCCCGGTCAAGGAGGAGTTCGTCGTGGGCGGGCTGGCGATCGGCTCGGTGAACTACCACCGGAACTTCTTCGGCGAGCGGTGCGACATCCAGGCCGGCGGCGACACGGCGCACACCAGCTGCCTGGCCTTCGGACTGGAGCGCTGGGTGCACACCCTGACCGAGCGGTTCGGCAGCACCGCCGCTGCGGTGTCCGCGGTGGAGAGTCTGACCTGA